The window GTGTTTGACACAAGGAGCCGTGAGCAAACAAATCGCCTCTTTAGAGCAACTCATAGGATTACCATTAATTAAGCGAGGTCTTCATGGCGTGGAACTGACCGCAGAAGGCAAGCGCTACTTACCACAGATAACAGAAGCACTTGAGATCATCCAACATGCCACCGCGAGTCTTATTCAATTCAATACGGAACAAGAATTATTGACGGTTGATGTCACCCCGTCTTTTGCCAGTTTATGGCTCGTCCCCAATATTGACGAGTTCCACCAGCGGTACCCAAATATAAGAGTAAAAATTCGCACAGGTGATGGAGCCATCACCAATATCAATAATGACAGCGATCTGAACGTCAGATGTCTGCCTCTTTCCACCCACTATGACTACAGCTACTTATTACGTGAAGAGACTTTATTGCTGGTTGGCGGTACCAATATCCTACCGTTGCAAAA is drawn from uncultured Vibrio sp. and contains these coding sequences:
- a CDS encoding LysR family transcriptional regulator, whose protein sequence is MLKGSEYPSIRALRTFIAVANHLSFSKAADELCLTQGAVSKQIASLEQLIGLPLIKRGLHGVELTAEGKRYLPQITEALEIIQHATASLIQFNTEQELLTVDVTPSFASLWLVPNIDEFHQRYPNIRVKIRTGDGAITNINNDSDLNVRCLPLSTHYDYSYLLREETLLLVGGTNILPLQNKQAVSDYPFIPQTTRPQLWEQFKIEHALENAITYHSVGFEHFYLACEAVRMEKGLALLPDFMAQFSIQRGDIQHINDMTLRSGYGYYVVIPNYRLNVRKVSLFYDWLKSKLPNIT